The Miscanthus floridulus cultivar M001 chromosome 7, ASM1932011v1, whole genome shotgun sequence genome includes a region encoding these proteins:
- the LOC136465538 gene encoding uncharacterized protein, with translation MLVPQNLTPQPPICAAAVAMEPKSKDRKLSLLGVAASAALIGMVLGNDDILREILLRLGFMSCLVRAAAVCKQWYRVASDPDFLLRFRALHPPRLLGFYDNELLRFVPRPHPPEVASVVRRCCSLHIGYRVDILYDCRNGRVILCLVDDNGEEATFRYAICSSLYPERGLTFFPWPDENSDDEEGEGEDDDDNDDGDNDLLWSVFDQGLLLPEDGGDGLSCTSVTMTRSVRGIRAHICDSQAGNWNKVRSSEVVLWADLPEQLVACRNFGFLAYGKVYRICMADHILGIDLASTSLFLIKLPEGVKHRSHAANIGLSRAEVPGFNLIHVSEDFQLSVWIYRTECSGPGNWELVDTVCLRQAFGHLVHPTWFSGNVFFSVNDVRDNAEFVLFEIEQQLFYLDVSRRTVEKVYHGTQSHGCPFDVCPLVKVWPPTFPELNND, from the coding sequence ATGCTGGTCCCCCAAAATCTCACGCCTCAGCCGCCGAtctgcgccgccgccgtcgcaatGGAGCCGAAGAGCAAGGACAGGAAGCTCTCTCTGCTGGGGGTGGCTGCATCCGCAGCCTTGATTGGCATGGTGCTCGGCAACGACGACATCCTCCGTGAGATCCTGCTCCGCCTCGGCTTCATGAGCTGCCtcgtccgcgccgccgccgtctgcAAGCAATGGTACCGGGTCGCCTCCGATCCGGACTTCCTCCTCAGGTTCCGTGCCCTCCACCCGCCCCGCCTCCTCGGCTTCTACGACAACGAACTCCTGCGCTTCGTGCCGCGCCCACATCCCCCAGAGGTCGCTTCTGTCGTCCGCCGCTGCTGCAGCCTCCACATCGGGTACCGCGTGGACATCCTCTACGACTGCCGCAACGGTCGCGTCATTCTCTGCCTTGTGGACGACAACGGAGAAGAGGCGACATTTCGCTACGCCATCTGCAGCTCACTGTACCCTGAGAGAGGCCTAACCTTCTTCCCATGGCCCGACGAGAACTCCGATGATGAAGAAGGCGagggcgaggacgacgacgacaacgacgatgGTGATAATGATTTGCTGTGGTCAGTTTTTGATCAAGGTTTGCTTCTCCCCGAGGATGGTGGTGACGGCCTCTCGTGCACTTCGGTGACCATGACGCGCAGTGTTAGGGGAATCAGGGCACACATCTGTGACTCGCAAGCTGGAAACTGGAACAAGGTCCGCAGTTCGGAGGTCGTACTGTGGGCGGATCTGCCGGAACAGTTAGTGGCATGCCGCAATTTTGGTTTCCTTGCATATGGCAAGGTCTACCGAATTTGTATGGCAGATCACATCCTCGGGATAGATTTAGCTTCTACGAGCCTGTTCTTGATCAAGCTTCCGGAAGGGGTGAAGCACAGATCTCATGCTGCAAACATTGGGTTATCGCGTGCTGAGGTTCCGGGGTTTAATCTTATCCATGTGAGTGAGGACTTTCAGCTTTCTGTCTGGATCTACAGAACGGAATGCAGCGGCCCAGGCAACTGGGAGCTGGTTGACACAGTCTGCCTGCGTCAGGCCTTTGGTCACCTCGTGCATCCTACCTGGTTTTCAGGGAATGTGTTTTTCAGTGTAAATGATGTCAGAGATAATGCCGAGTTTGTCTTGTTTGAGATAGAACAACAACTCTTCTACCTGGATGTTTCAAGAAGGACTGTGGAGAAGGTGTACCATGGAACCCAGAGTCATGGATGCCCGTTTGATGTCTGTCCCTTGGTGAAGGTTTGGCCTCCTACTTTTCCAGAGCTGAACAATGATTGA